The Desulfobulbaceae bacterium DNA window GAAAGGTCTTTTGGGTAAGCCAGGATTGGTACCATCGTTCTTCGATATCGTGAAATTCGTAAGCTTTGGCGAGTTCGGTTCTTTCGATTGGCTGATTGGTATCTGATGTCATGGCGCGTCTTTGGTGGGTATATGTTTATTTAGTAGTCTTTGGCGGGAAAGGGCCGGAGAGGAATGATGGTCAGTCTGGACAAGAATTTAAATCTGCGGCGCTGCTGGATACGTTACAAGTAGTCCGCCATAATACTGAATAATTCACAATTGACAATTGTTTTGTGCAGGAATGGCTGGACTTACATTGAAGAAGACACGGAGTTGTTGAGTAGCATCTTCTGTTGAGGCATCAGAGAATAGTCTTATTTGGTGCCGTGAGACAAGAAAATGATTGGTGGGGACAATCACACGACTTTGATCAATTGGAAGGCTCCAAGTTGATCGAGGCCTCCCTGGGTCAAGCGGGCGCTTTCGACCACGGAAAGCACATCGCCGACAACGACATAACCTCGTTCCTTGGCCTCGTTCATGGCCCAAAACACGAGTTGGTCACGACTCAGCTGCTCTTTGGTAATGATAGGGATGATATTCTTGTAAAGACAGGCATGGCGAGCAGAGTGGATGGAGTTAGTGGCCAGGATGGTAGGGATGCGCCGGTTCCACTTGGACATGTGCTGATAGAGGGTGTTGCCGAAATCGAGGACTATGGTGACTGTGGCGATTCCGAGGCTGGAAGCGGCGGAAAGAACGGGGTTAATTTCTGTCTCCTCACGCATGAGTTGGCAATGATCTGGGTGCCATTCGCTTTGTCGTTCCGCTTCACAGATGATCGAGGCCATGGTTCGAACAACATTAACCGGGTCGATGCCTGCGGCTGTTTCCCCTGAAAGCATAACAGCGTCGGTTCCCTCCTGGATGGCTTGACTGACATCGGTTACCTCGGCACGACTGGGGCGGGCGTTGTTGGTCATGGTTTCCAGCATCTGCGTTGCCGTAATCACGGGTTTATTCTGCTCCCAACATTTCTTGATGATCTGTTTTTGTATCCAAGGCACCCGAGAGGCGGGGAGTTCAACACCCAGATCACCACGGGCAATCATAATGGCGTCTGAGACTTCAATAATCGCGTCGATGTTTTTCAATGCCTCAGGCTTTTCGATCTTGGCCACGACCCGGAGTTTACGCTTGCCTGACTTTCGGATGAGATCTTTCAGCTCGAGAATGTCTTCGGCGCTTCGGACAAAAGATAGGGCCACATAATCGATGCTGTGGTTCAATCCCCAGTCGAGATCCGCCCGGTCCTTGTCTGTCATACAGGGTAAAGAGAGCGGGGTCCCTGGCAGGTTGATCCCTTTATTGGATTTTAAGTGGCCACCGACAACTACCCGGCAGGTGACTTCATTGCTGCCCGTTTTTTCCACCTTGAGTTCCAATAGGCCGTCATCAAGTAAGATTGGATCTCCTTCCCTGAGGTCGTTTAAGATCTCCGGCACGATAGTTGAGAATCGCTGGTTGGTTCCTTCGATGCTCTCTGCCTGAATAATAACGGATTCACCGGTAGTAAGGAAGATCATGCCACCCTTCATTGTTCCGGTTCTGATCTTGGGGCCACAAAGGTCCATCAGTACTGCTATTGGTCGCATCCATTCGCTCTCGGCATGGCGGATCATGTTCAGGGCTTTTTCATGGCTCTCGTACGTCCCGTGGGAGAAGTTGAGTCGTGCCACATCCATGCCGGCCATGATCATCTTGTTGATGGTCTCTTGTGTATCCGAAGAAGGACCAATAGTGCAGACAATACGGGCCATTTTCCCTAAATTTTCGTGGGATTGTGAACTGGTTTCATTGAGGATTCTGCTCAGTTTCGCCATGTCGATGGGCTTAGGTAGAAGGGCGCGGATATTATTAAACTGACTCAGCTTGTTGATGAGATCCCCTTCCTCGATCGAACTGGAGATGACGACAATGGGCATGGTGGGGCTGACCACGGTCATGGCCTCGATGAATTTGAAGCCGTCCCATTCAGGCATCATGATGTCGCAAAGAAAAAGATCGTATTGTTTGCATGTTGCTCGTAGAAACCCTTGCTTGCCGTTACTCACAGCATCGACCTGGTGGCCGAGTCTGGAGAGTTGACTGACGATAAGAGCGCGGTTGACCGGGTTATCTTCAAGGAGGAGGACGTTCATTGGTGTCTCGCTGGAGGTTGGTGATAGAAATTTGTTTACGATGGAAAAGTGGTTAAATCTACGTTATTGTACATTCCGGTAAGGAAAGAAGTAAAGGGTGTTATTCTGGCAGTGAAAATATTTTAGGAGGGACGATGAACAAAAAACACTGGCTGATGTGTGAGGCGGATGATTTTGCCGCTGCTCGGAGTCATATCCTTAAATTTTTTTCTAACAGTATGCTCCTTCACTATGATGCTGTTTTGGCGGTCGAGGAAAGTTCGTGCTCGGCTGACAATGAAGTGTTCTGGACGGTGCTGGATCAGGGGGTCAGTGATAACTATAAAATTTTACAAGGATTTATTGGTGACATTCAGGGTGAAGGGTGTCAGCAGATTGCCGATGTGACTACCTTGGCCAAGGGGTATCCCAGTAAATTGTTGCATATTATTGCTCATTTTGTCGATGGCTTTATCGGTATTGATTCGGTGTTTTATAACCTGATTGAGGATTCTCATTGGCTTTCCGAAGGGTTGCGAGAAACTATCCAGCGTTCACCTGGCAGGTATTGGCTGGTCCTGGTTGAGACTAGTTTCACGTCACCACAGACGGCGGCGCTGATCCATAATATCCAGGTGTAATGGCATTTTTTCTTAAGTCGCGGGGGCCTGACAGGAGAGCGCGCAGGGTTTTATTTATTTTTTTTCAATTGTTCATTGATCCAATCGATCCGGCTCCAGAGGCCTTGGAGGGTTCTTACTTCACGTTCATTAAGCTGCGCTCTCCCAAAGATGCTTCGGTACGTGCGGATGATGTGATCAGGATTCTGAGGGTCAAGATATTCGATTGCCATCATCGAACGGCGCATGTGCTGGAGCATGGCCTCGAGTTGCTCTGATTGCGCAAGTTTTTTCCCTTTGGCCTTATGTGCGGCGGGAGCGCTTGCCGCTTTGTGAATTTCATACAGACAGAGGGCTGCAGCCTGCGCTAGATTCATTGATGGCAAATTGTCGTTGGTTGGTATGGTGATCAACCGTTGGCAGAGGTCAAGTTCTGCGGTGAAGAGTCCGTGGTCCTCGCGACCAAAGACCAGACCAACCCGTCCCTCTTCACTGAGAGGTAGGAGATGAAGCGCTGCCTGATCTGGATGGAGAAAGTTTTTTCGGTATTTTCCAAAACGACGGGTGGTGCCCATGGCAAAGTGACAATCTGCCAAGGCATCATGTAGTGATGGGAAAATTCTTGCCTTTTCCAGGAGTGGTGTAGCTTTAACCGCCATCCGGCGTGCTTCATCGCAGAGGTGGTCTGCCTCGGGGGTGACGAGTCTGAGGTCATTGAAGCCGAAATTGGCCATCGCCCGGCAAATCGAGCCGATATTGAGAGGACCTTGGGGTTCCACCAGGATGATGCTGAATTGGTCGACAGGCATGGCCTTTTTTTATTGATCCGCTTTGATGCTGGGTGATAGAGAGAATTGAGGAGTCAATGTCCATCGGGAAAAGCTATTGCCGTCAGCAGTTGTCTGTGAATCTGGGGGGATGCTGATGATGGAAAAGATGGCGCAGTGATATGGTATCGTCGTGTTATCCTTACATGGATTTTCTGTCGGCAGGATTATGGTCTTGTTATGTCGTCTTTTCGGTGAGCTTCTTGAGCTGCTCTTGCAGTTTGACGTTTTCTTCGGTGGTGGTTCGTAGTCTTTCGGCTAGAACCTCGCAGAAAAGTCGATAGATAGTATATCCCAGCGCCAGTTCCTTTGCGTCAGGATTTTTACTGATAATGGCGCTGTCCAAACGAAGAACCAAGGTTTTCTGTAGGGCTGTTACTGTGGAAGTTCCCGCCCCATCTTCCATGAACCCCATGTCGCCAAAGAGTTCGCCGGTCCGCCGCAGAATTTTTACATCCTGGTCGGTTTTTACGATTTTCACTTCACCTGTAAGCAGAAAATAGACATGAAATCCGCTTGTTCCTTCGATGATGATTTTCTCATCTTTTTCGAATTCAAGGAGTTTCCCTGCATCAAGGAATGACAGGATATCCTCATTGGAGAAGGTGGTGAATTGGTCGACATCCCGCAGGATGCGCAGCACTTTTTCATTATTTCGTAAATAGTCAGTTTCTTGCATTTGCAGTCTCCGGCATATGTTGGGTTAAGGACAGGAGAGGGTGCCTGGGTGTGGGCAATCCTGATTCTTTATCCTTTATTGATTGGTTTAGTTTGAACGAATAGATATTTTTAGATTACGTCTACTCTAGCAAAAAAAAAGGCGTGAGTGCAAAAAAAATAGGTGGTTATTAACAATTCTTAATCTGCCTCTCAGAATGGCACGTCTTTACCGATTGGATCAGCATACTTTTCATTTTTTTGCTTCTCACTTTGACTTTGTTTGGGGAGCCTGCCGTGTGCGGAGAGATGATTGGCTGAAAATGGTTTAAATATGCATAAGCCGGTCAATGACGCTATTGACAAAGATTACGGGCTGTAATAAAAGTTGTTGTCCTCTTGGTGGGTATTCGGAAAGAGTTTTAGTAAGGACAGGGTCTTATTTTAAATTGCATTCAAAAGAATATTCCAGCAAGCATTCAGGTCAAGACCGCGAAGGCCAGTGAGCAGCGACGAGAGCGTACATCAGTAGGCTGAGGAGCAGCGTAGCGGCGAAGGTATTGGTTGGAATGCGAACTGGAATTAGTAATGTCAAGCTTTCGTGTGGCACTCAGCCGCCTCTGATAGCAAGGAATAGAAGATAATGCAAGAGCAAATTGCCGCCGGGCTCCTGGGCTCGATTAAGGCCAAACAGGATTTTGCCGACTCCTGTAGTCACGAGATATGCCGTCTGATTGAAGTGCTAGTTGCCGCTTTTGGTAATGGTAACAAACTGCTCATTTTTGGGAATGGAGGCAGTGCCGCCGATGCCCAGCACATGGCGGCTGAATTTGTGAATCGTTTTTTAATCGATCGTCGCCCCTTGCCCGCAATCGCCCTTACCACTGATTCTTCGATCCTGACCAGTATCGGTAATGATTTTTCATTTGCCGATATCTTTATTAAACAGATTCAAGCCCTGGGAAAGGCTGGTGATGTTGCTTTGGGGATCTCGACTAGTGGAAATTCCCCCAATGTGATCAAGGCGATCGAACAGGCTAGGTTGATGGGCCTTACTACGGCTGTTCTGACCGGTGGCAGCGGGGGGGAACTCCTTGCCATGGCGGACATCGGACTTAATGTCCCGACCTTTTTTACTCCCCACATTCAAGAGTCGCACATCTGGGCTGAGCATCTTATCTGTCAGTTGGTAGACGAGACTATGTTCGGGAACGCTGTACGATGAATAATTGCCAACCAATTGATTTTTCATCGCTTTCTACCTATTCACTTCATGATCGAAGCAGTAAGGTTACAGTTAACGATTTTGTGAAGCCTTTATTCTCCGGGATGACAGTTCGACAATTAATGGCTTCCCTGCCCAACCAGTTAATGGGCAAAGATTTTCCGGAGTTAGTTTCCAGGTTGGCTGATTCTCACCGTAATGGTAGACCTGTTATTGTCGGGATGGGCGCTCATGTTATTAAGGTAGGTATGAATCCTGTTCTTATTGATCTGATGGAGCGGGGTGTGATAACCGGTATTGCCTTAAATGGCGCTTGTATTGTTCATGACACCGAGATTGCCATGGTCGGTCGTACTTCTGAAGATGTGGATCAGGTACTTGGCAGCGGCGCTTTTGGGGCGGCCAAAGAGACAGGCGAGTTTATCAATGAGGCTATTACCAAGGGGATGGCAGCAGGGCAGGGGATCGGCGAGTCTTTAGGCGATGCTTTGCTGACCTCTGGATTTCCTCACCTTAAGGTGAGTCTTGTTGCAGCGGCCCGACGTCTTAAGGTGCCTCTGACGGTGCATGTAGCGATCGGGACTGATATCATTCATATTCATCCAACTGCCAACGGTGCGGCAATTGGCGCCGGTAGCCACCTTGACTTCAGACTCTTTTGTGGGCAGGTCGCCAACCTTGAAGGAGGGGCCTATCTCAATTTAGGGTCAGCGGTAATGATGCCTGAGGTCTTTTTAAAGGCCTTGACGGTTGTTCGGAATCTGGGTCATGATGTCCACAATTTTACCACCGCCAATTTTGATTTTATCCGTCATTACCGGCCGGTGACCAATGTGGTTAACCGTCCGACCTCCGGTGGAGGCAAAGGGTATGCCGTTACCGGGCATCACGAGTTGATGATCCCGCTCTTGGCCGTATCTCTGCTTGATGAGCTAGCTACTTAATCGAGGTGGACTTAGTTTCTTTGTTTTTCTGATAATTCGTGACCAAAGACAGGGTGGAAACCGTGATGGGTTGAGGTGACCTATGCCATTATATGATTATAAGTGCCAACAATGCGGGTATGAGTTTGAACTGCTGGTGATGTCAGGTGAAAATCCACGATGCCCGCAATGTAATACCGAAAAATTAGATAAGTTGATGTCTGGGTTTTCAGTGCGCGGGGGGGAGAATACCGCTGGTGCCTCTGGGGGGGCAAAGTGTTCCGGGTGTGCAGGTGGAGCGTGTTCCACTTGTCATTAGGCTCGGTTCTGTGCATTGTCAATAGTGTCGGTCAATGGTAATTGTTACACTTGTATTCTCTTTTTTAGGCCTCAGAGGGCATTTTTTGTCGATTTAGACTAATCCCGTTGAGAACTGTGACTGGAACTGGTAAAGTTTCAAGAATTGTCCTGAGAACCCTACACATTCCGGCTGTATTAGTAAGCCTAACAAGAAAGGATTTGAGCATGCAGAAGCATATTAAGATCGGAACCAGAAAAAGTTTGTTGGCTTTGGCCCAGAGTAACGGAATCAAAGCCCAGATTGAGGCTAAGTACCCGGATGTGACAGTGGAGTTGGTCAAGATAATGACCAAGGGTGATAAGATTCTCGATGTGCCTCTGGCTAAAGTCGGTGGTAAGGGCCTTTTTGTCAAGGAACTGGAGGAGGCAATGTTGAGCCGGGAAGTCGATATGGCGGTTCATTCCATGAAGGATGTCCCGGCCGAATTGCCGGACGAGTTGCATCTGGCCTTGATTACCCCGCGCGAGGATCCACGGGATGCCTTTATTTCAAATAAATATAAATCATTGATTGATCTCCCTCAGGGCGCAAAAATTGGCACCAGCAGCCTGAGACGCCGGGCGCAGTTGGCGAAGATCCGGCCAGATCTGGTTATTGATGATTTGCGTGGCAACCTCGATACACGGCTTCGCAAGCTTGATGAAGGGCAGTATGATGCTATTATTCTGGCGGCGGCCGGGTTGAATCGTTTGCAGTTGGATCGGGCTACCTCGTATTTCAGCTCATTAGAAATGTTGCCGGCAGTTGGTCAAGGCGCGGTTGGTATTGAAATGAGAAGGGATGCTACAGAGTTACTGGCGGCTCTTGATTTTCTTGACCATTGGCCGACTAAAGTTACAGTGCAGGCGGAGCGTGCTTTTTTGCTCCGGCTTGAAGGTGGCTGCCAAGTGCCGATAGCAGGCTTTTGTACAGTTGAGAACGATCAGCTGACCTTGACTGGACTGGTTGCCTCGGTGGACGGAAAAGAGGTGATTCGGAAGACAAAGAGTGGCCCGGCTGACCAACCTGAGCAGTTGGGCCGGAGTTTGGCAGAGGAGTTATTGGCCATGGGTGCAAAGGTTATTCTTGAAAAGGTTTACGGGCAAGAACTTTCATAGCCAGCTCTGCGAAACCAGGCCTTCTTGACAGTGGCTGGTTTCTTAGCGTTGTTCGCTTACAGGCCGAATTCCCTCGGGGTTCGGCCTGATTTGTCTTGTTTGATCGGATCAGGTTAAAGAGTGTTATCTGCATCATAACTGCTCAGGTTATCGGTTTGCGGTTGTCAGTTAGCGGGTAGTGATTTTTACAAATGGCTGATCACTCACAGATATCAGCAACATATAATGATTCATGATATCTGTGAGTTCGTTAACCGTAAACCGGTTAATGGTCACCGTCGTAATCGTTCACCAGAAGCGTTGAACGTGCGGATTTCACCGGACTGTAAACGTTTACCGGGTGCCCCAGATGCGCGAAAGCGGTCTGCGAAGTGTGCTAGTTGCACATGAGCAGGCCGCTGACAAAGCAGATGGGGTGCCCGGTGAACGTTTACACTTATTCATCATTGGTGTTCTCGTGTGTAGCGTTAAATGCCAAATAAATCGATAGTGAAGGGATAATTGTGGAAGAAACAAAGAAAGGGAAGGTCTATCTGGTTGGAGCAGGTCCTGGCGATCCAGGTCTAATAACTGTCAGAGGGCAGGATTTGTTAAAGCGGGCAGAGGTCGTGGTCTACGATTATCTTGCCAATAAGAAATTTTTGAACCAGGTCCCACGTACTGCGGAACTGATTTATGTAGGCAAAAAAGGCCACGGCGTTCATGCCCAGACTCAGGAAGAGATTAACGGTATCCTCGTCGATCGGGCTTTGTCCGGCAAGATGGTGGTGCGACTCAAAGGCGGGGATCCTTTTATCTTTGGTCGAGGCGGTGAGGAGATCGAAGAGATCGCCAAGTTCGGCATCGGTTTTGAGATTGTACCCGGGGTTACGGCCGCCAGCGCTGCTGCCACCTATGCAGGAATACCCATCACCCATCGTCAGTATACCGCGACAGTGGCTTTTGTAACCGGCCATGAGGATCCCACCAAGCAGGACAGTTCCATTGCCTGGGATAAACTGGCGACGGGAGTGGGGACCTTAGTTTTTTATATGGGAATCAAGAATCTGCCCAATATCTCTGAGCGATTGATGCGATATGGCCGATCTCCTGAGACGCCTGTGGCTGTTATTCGGTGGGCATCGACGCCTCAGCATCGGACTGTGGTTGGCACCTTGGCCACTATTGTCGAAGAAGTGAAAAAAGCTGGGATCACACCGCCTGCTGTTATCGTAGTCGGTGAGGTGGTTAGCCTTCGAGACACGATTAATTGGTTTGAAAAACGTCCCCTCCTCGGTAAAAAAATTATGGTTACCAGGACCAGGGAGCAGGCCAGTGACCTAGTTCTCCGTCTCGAAGAGCTGGGAGTGGATTGCGTTGAATTTGCGACCATCGCCTTGGAGCCCCCTGATAGCTGGGAGGCAGTAGATTCTGCTGTCAATGATCTTGGGCGATTTGACTGGGTGCTTTTTACCAGTATTAATACGATTCATTTCTTCTTTAAGCGGCTTTTTGAACTAAAACTTGATGCCAGGGCACTGGCCGGGGTCAAGATTGCTGTGGTCGGATCGGCAACAGCGGCTGTGTTGCAGAATTATGGACTTAAGGCGGACCTGTTGCCGGGCACTGAGTTTACAGGTGAGGGTCTTGCCGCCACCTTGATTGAGCAGGGGTTCGGTCGGGATCGCTTTCTGCTCCCGCGGGCCTTCAAGGCCAACGAGGCGTTGCCTGAAATTCTGCAGCAGGCGGGCGCAGCGATGACGATTGTGCCAGTGTATCAGAATGTCAGGCCCAAGGGGTGTGAGGAGTCCTTGCGGCAGGAGCTTGTTGATAAGTCGGTTGATATGGTGACTTTTACCAGTTCATCAACCTTTACCAATTTTATCCATATGCTTAATCCTAAGGATGATGCGGAGCTGAAACAGTTGATGGAAGGGATCAAGATCGCCTCGATTGGGCCGGTGACGAGCAGGGCTATTGAGAAGAGGGGGTTGGCTGTGGATGTTCAGCCTGAGGGGAGTTATTCCATTGCCACGATGGTTGAGGCGATTACTGAGTTTGCTTGGGACAACAACTAGTATGCTGGAACATCAATTGTCTACATTTTAGTAGGTTGGGTTAGCGAAGCGTAACCCAACACTCAAGTGCTAAAACTAACCTATGATAATTGCACGTTAGGCAATTATCATGCTGATGTCGCAGGCCGGGGCAGAATGGGTGAGTGCCCCGATTGAGATGATGTCGACACCGGTTTCGGCTACTTGACGAACATTTATTAAATTGACGCCGCCTGAAGCTTCGAGGATGGCCCTTTTTTTTGTAAGGTCTACGGCTTGGCGCATGGTTTCGCAATCCATATTGTCGAGTAGAATGATTTCAACCCCGCACTCTAGGCACTCTTTTACTTGATCCAGGGTGTCTGCCTCTACCTCCACTTTGATAGTATGGGGGATTGCCCCACGCACTAAAGCGACTGCCTTGGCAATTGAGCCGGCAGCCGCCAGGTGGTTGTCCTTGATCATCACTCCGTCGCTGAGGCTGAAACGGTGATTATAGCCGCCGCCTATTCGCACGGCGTATTTCTCAAAGGCCCTGAGTCCTGGTGTTGTCTTTCGTGTGTCGACGATTTTAACGGGTAGTGGCTTAACCAGCTCTACGAAACGTGCGGTAAAGGTAGCTATGCCGCAGAGTCGTTGAGTGAGGTTAAGTGCGACCCTCTCCCCTTTGAGCAGATCAAGAATAGGTCCTTCCAGGGTGAGGAGGGATTGCCCCGCTGAGATGCGTGCACCGTCGATTGCAGGGGTGCACTGAATGGTGGGGTTGATCAGCAGAAAGACCTGGGCCGCCACCGTTGCGAGGCCTGCGGCAACCATTGGCTCTTGGGCCAGAAATTCGGCCTTTGCCAGGTGATCTTGTCCAAAAATAGAGGCGCTGGTGAGGTCACCAGCGCCTATGTCCTCGGCAAGAAAAGAGCTGATCGCCGCTTTTACGAATAGCTGATCCATGAATTACAAGGTGATCTTGAATGGTCTATTGTTGAATGACCCAGCGGCCACTGCGATCACGGCAAGCGAGGGTGGTTGTCTTTTCTGCCTTGCCGTCGATGGTGGCAAGTATTTCGGCCTCACGGCAGTCTCTGCCGGTTTGATCCTGGTACGCCGGTAGAGGGGTGACGTTATAACGGTTGCCGGTGTCAGGGTTTTCCCAGCTCGAAGTCTGTCGTGAAGGAGTTGATTCGTAAGCCTGATTAAGTTGTTCCTGGTCGAATTTGTCCATCTCGTTGCCGATCATGTACCCGATCATTGTTCCTACTGCGGCCCCAATCAGAGTGCCTTTGGTGTCGCCACCGATGGCCTGGCCCAAGAGAGCGCCGCCGGCCGCTCCGCCGATGGCCCCGGTTTTTCCTTTATGGGACAAGCAGGAGGTCAGAGTCAATGGGGCAATGAGAAGGATGAGTAATAGATATTTCTTCCACATATTGAATCTCCTTCCTTATTTGTTTTTCTGCATGGAAGCGTCAAGCGCCAGGATGTAGGCTCGTAGATTCTTCTTCTCATGTTTAAGTCCAAGTTTCTTGCGCAGGTTGTCCCGGTGGAACTCGATAGTACTCTTGGTGACGTTCATCTGGATTGCCGATTCTTTGTTGGAAAGGCCGATACGGATCAAGTCTGCCACCTGGATTTCCTTGGGACTCAGTCCAAGGTTCATCTGAGCGAGTTGTTTTGAGAAATTAGAGGTAACCCGATTCAGATTGAGCATGATATTTTCAAGGTAACCACGTTCGGTTGGACTGTCCAGAATGGCTTCAAGTTGGTCGGATGAGGGCATGACCAGCTCTTTAAGGTTGGGCATATTGCTGGTGCGATCCTCACTCTGGGCATCGCTCAGTTGTTTGATCAGGATGCGGAGCGACATATTCGCGTGTTTCAAGGCTTCTGACTTTTCAGCCAGTTTCTTTGAGGTCCTTTCGCGTTCAGTGACATCAACCATGGCGCCAATGAGACCGCTGACTTCGCCGTCTTGGTTCTTGAAGACGGCCTTGTGGAAAACGACATCATTTTTGGAGCCGTCTTTGCTCTCCAGTTTGACTTGGTACTCCTGTGATTTGTGCTTATTGATTAGTTGTTCGTCTTTCTGGAGGTCTTTTTTGGTCGAGGCAGGGGAGAGAAGCTCTTCAAGACGACGACCTGCGACTTTGTTCTTTTTAATTCCAAACCATTGGCAAAAAGCGGTGTTGGCGCCGATCAACTTGAGGTCAGTGTCTTTGAAATAGATCGGGACTGGCAGGGAGTCGATGAGAATTTGCTGAAACTGGAGCTGCTGTTTGATTGTTGCGGTCTGCTGGTCAACCAGAGATTGGAGGTTGTTCCTGTGGTTGGCCAGCTCAAGCTCGATTTGTTTAACTTCAATGCACCGTTTTGCGAGACAACACACTTCGACCATGCTCAACGGTTTGCGCAAAAAGTTAGTTACCCCTAATTTGTAGCATTCGTTAATGTCCCTGTCGTCACCGTGGCCGGTGATTACAACTACCGTGTATGGGGCATCATAGGTTAATTTGGCGTTTT harbors:
- a CDS encoding D-sedoheptulose 7-phosphate isomerase — encoded protein: MQEQIAAGLLGSIKAKQDFADSCSHEICRLIEVLVAAFGNGNKLLIFGNGGSAADAQHMAAEFVNRFLIDRRPLPAIALTTDSSILTSIGNDFSFADIFIKQIQALGKAGDVALGISTSGNSPNVIKAIEQARLMGLTTAVLTGGSGGELLAMADIGLNVPTFFTPHIQESHIWAEHLICQLVDETMFGNAVR
- a CDS encoding cyclic nucleotide-binding domain-containing protein, whose protein sequence is MQETDYLRNNEKVLRILRDVDQFTTFSNEDILSFLDAGKLLEFEKDEKIIIEGTSGFHVYFLLTGEVKIVKTDQDVKILRRTGELFGDMGFMEDGAGTSTVTALQKTLVLRLDSAIISKNPDAKELALGYTIYRLFCEVLAERLRTTTEENVKLQEQLKKLTEKTT
- a CDS encoding glycine zipper 2TM domain-containing protein, which produces MWKKYLLLILLIAPLTLTSCLSHKGKTGAIGGAAGGALLGQAIGGDTKGTLIGAAVGTMIGYMIGNEMDKFDQEQLNQAYESTPSRQTSSWENPDTGNRYNVTPLPAYQDQTGRDCREAEILATIDGKAEKTTTLACRDRSGRWVIQQ
- the pyk gene encoding pyruvate kinase, which translates into the protein MNVLLLEDNPVNRALIVSQLSRLGHQVDAVSNGKQGFLRATCKQYDLFLCDIMMPEWDGFKFIEAMTVVSPTMPIVVISSSIEEGDLINKLSQFNNIRALLPKPIDMAKLSRILNETSSQSHENLGKMARIVCTIGPSSDTQETINKMIMAGMDVARLNFSHGTYESHEKALNMIRHAESEWMRPIAVLMDLCGPKIRTGTMKGGMIFLTTGESVIIQAESIEGTNQRFSTIVPEILNDLREGDPILLDDGLLELKVEKTGSNEVTCRVVVGGHLKSNKGINLPGTPLSLPCMTDKDRADLDWGLNHSIDYVALSFVRSAEDILELKDLIRKSGKRKLRVVAKIEKPEALKNIDAIIEVSDAIMIARGDLGVELPASRVPWIQKQIIKKCWEQNKPVITATQMLETMTNNARPSRAEVTDVSQAIQEGTDAVMLSGETAAGIDPVNVVRTMASIICEAERQSEWHPDHCQLMREETEINPVLSAASSLGIATVTIVLDFGNTLYQHMSKWNRRIPTILATNSIHSARHACLYKNIIPIITKEQLSRDQLVFWAMNEAKERGYVVVGDVLSVVESARLTQGGLDQLGAFQLIKVV
- a CDS encoding zinc ribbon domain-containing protein is translated as MPLYDYKCQQCGYEFELLVMSGENPRCPQCNTEKLDKLMSGFSVRGGENTAGASGGAKCSGCAGGACSTCH
- the cobA gene encoding uroporphyrinogen-III C-methyltransferase — encoded protein: MEETKKGKVYLVGAGPGDPGLITVRGQDLLKRAEVVVYDYLANKKFLNQVPRTAELIYVGKKGHGVHAQTQEEINGILVDRALSGKMVVRLKGGDPFIFGRGGEEIEEIAKFGIGFEIVPGVTAASAAATYAGIPITHRQYTATVAFVTGHEDPTKQDSSIAWDKLATGVGTLVFYMGIKNLPNISERLMRYGRSPETPVAVIRWASTPQHRTVVGTLATIVEEVKKAGITPPAVIVVGEVVSLRDTINWFEKRPLLGKKIMVTRTREQASDLVLRLEELGVDCVEFATIALEPPDSWEAVDSAVNDLGRFDWVLFTSINTIHFFFKRLFELKLDARALAGVKIAVVGSATAAVLQNYGLKADLLPGTEFTGEGLAATLIEQGFGRDRFLLPRAFKANEALPEILQQAGAAMTIVPVYQNVRPKGCEESLRQELVDKSVDMVTFTSSSTFTNFIHMLNPKDDAELKQLMEGIKIASIGPVTSRAIEKRGLAVDVQPEGSYSIATMVEAITEFAWDNN
- the hemC gene encoding hydroxymethylbilane synthase is translated as MQKHIKIGTRKSLLALAQSNGIKAQIEAKYPDVTVELVKIMTKGDKILDVPLAKVGGKGLFVKELEEAMLSREVDMAVHSMKDVPAELPDELHLALITPREDPRDAFISNKYKSLIDLPQGAKIGTSSLRRRAQLAKIRPDLVIDDLRGNLDTRLRKLDEGQYDAIILAAAGLNRLQLDRATSYFSSLEMLPAVGQGAVGIEMRRDATELLAALDFLDHWPTKVTVQAERAFLLRLEGGCQVPIAGFCTVENDQLTLTGLVASVDGKEVIRKTKSGPADQPEQLGRSLAEELLAMGAKVILEKVYGQELS
- a CDS encoding response regulator; this translates as MAIPKILIIDDEKAIQSAMQKALKNEGYSLCFANNGKEGIKLLAQENPTVVFLDLRMPEMDGIEFLKNAKLTYDAPYTVVVITGHGDDRDINECYKLGVTNFLRKPLSMVEVCCLAKRCIEVKQIELELANHRNNLQSLVDQQTATIKQQLQFQQILIDSLPVPIYFKDTDLKLIGANTAFCQWFGIKKNKVAGRRLEELLSPASTKKDLQKDEQLINKHKSQEYQVKLESKDGSKNDVVFHKAVFKNQDGEVSGLIGAMVDVTERERTSKKLAEKSEALKHANMSLRILIKQLSDAQSEDRTSNMPNLKELVMPSSDQLEAILDSPTERGYLENIMLNLNRVTSNFSKQLAQMNLGLSPKEIQVADLIRIGLSNKESAIQMNVTKSTIEFHRDNLRKKLGLKHEKKNLRAYILALDASMQKNK
- the nadC gene encoding carboxylating nicotinate-nucleotide diphosphorylase yields the protein MDQLFVKAAISSFLAEDIGAGDLTSASIFGQDHLAKAEFLAQEPMVAAGLATVAAQVFLLINPTIQCTPAIDGARISAGQSLLTLEGPILDLLKGERVALNLTQRLCGIATFTARFVELVKPLPVKIVDTRKTTPGLRAFEKYAVRIGGGYNHRFSLSDGVMIKDNHLAAAGSIAKAVALVRGAIPHTIKVEVEADTLDQVKECLECGVEIILLDNMDCETMRQAVDLTKKRAILEASGGVNLINVRQVAETGVDIISIGALTHSAPACDISMIIA
- a CDS encoding RNA methyltransferase, coding for MPVDQFSIILVEPQGPLNIGSICRAMANFGFNDLRLVTPEADHLCDEARRMAVKATPLLEKARIFPSLHDALADCHFAMGTTRRFGKYRKNFLHPDQAALHLLPLSEEGRVGLVFGREDHGLFTAELDLCQRLITIPTNDNLPSMNLAQAAALCLYEIHKAASAPAAHKAKGKKLAQSEQLEAMLQHMRRSMMAIEYLDPQNPDHIIRTYRSIFGRAQLNEREVRTLQGLWSRIDWINEQLKKNK